The genomic stretch TCAGCAGCCAGTTGACGGCATGGCTCGACCAGCCGCCGAGGTTCGCTGCGGCGATGCCGGGAACGAACGCGCCGGGGTCGCTCAACGCGTTCTCCTCGAGCTTGGCCGCCGGCTGCGAGGCCACCACAGCCCAGGTCGTGAGCGTGTAGCTGATCGTGATGAACAGCACGGCCGCGTAGGTCGCGCGGCGCACCGTGCGCCGTGGATCCTTGGCCTCCTCGCCGAAAATCGCCGTCGCCTCGAACCCGATGAACGAGAGGAACGCAAAGGCGAACGCAACGCCGGGAGCGCCGGAGAAGATTTCCTTCGGCGAGAACGACGACAGCGAGAACGCGCCGAAGCCGTTCTGGACGAGCACCGCGACGTCCATCGCCAGCAGAAGGGCGACCTCGCAGAGCAGGAACACCCCGAGCAGCCGGGCGTTGAGCTCGACCCCCCGGACCCCCAGCACCGTGACGACGGCGAGCGTCCCGAAGGCGAAGACCTCCCATGGGATGTTCACGCTGAGTTCCGCGTTGAAGACGTAGTTCGCGAAGTAGCCCATGTAGCCGATCGTGAAGATCGCGAGCAGGTTGTACGCGACGTTGGCCACCCAGCCGGCCGCCACGCCGGGCGTCCGCCCCAGACCAGCCGAGACGTACGCGTAGAACGCGCCGGCGTTCGTGATGCGCTGGCTCATGGCCGTGTAGCCGACGCTGAACAGGCAGAGGACCACGCCGGCCAGGACGTACGTCCCGGGCGCGCCGATGCCGTTGCCGAACCCGATGATGATCGGGAGGTTGCCGACCGCCACCGCAAGCGGGCTTGAAGTCGCGACGACGAAGAAGAGGATCGCCACGACGCCCATCGCGGCCGGGCGCAGCGAGTTGCGTCGCCCGTCGTCGGTCGGGGTGGACGCCCCCGTGGCGCCCGGCTGGACCGTTATCTCCGCCATGACTGCTCTCCTCTCCTCGGAGGACGACCGGGGCGGCTCTGTGCTGCCCCGGGTGCCGACCTCTCCGTTCGACCCCGGGCGAGACTCACAGCGTCCCGGCAGACCGTCAATGGCGGTGTCTGCCAAAAGCAAGGCAAGCCGCTTGGCAGCGGGCCCCAAATCGTTTTAGGCTTCGCCGGCCTTGGCCGCCCTTCGAGAGCACCCGTCGCCCCCCATGCAGCCGGCACAGCCTGTCCCGGGACCGGTCGAGGACCTGCTTCGCCGGCTCTTGGCCGCCGGCACGGTGGGCGCCGCCGCTCAGGCGGCTGTGGACACCGTCTGCGACGCGCTGCAGGTCGAGGTCAGCTGGAGCGGGATCATCGAGGAGAACTCGCTGACGATGGCCGCGTACAACGGCCTGCACACGACCGAGATGGCCGCGCTGTGGCGTCTGGAGATCGGACACGGCATCGGCGGGAGGGTCGCGCAGGAGGGACGGACGATCCGGGTTCGGGACTACCGGCGCGATCCGCGTCGCGTTCCCGTGATGAAACACCTCATCGACGGCGAGCATCTGCGGTCGTCGATCTGCGCTCCGCTGGTCTGCGGCTCCGAGATCCTCGGGGTCCTGTACGCAGCCGAGCGCTTCTCCCGGGACTGGACGGACGACGAGGTGCGCTTCGTCACGAGCGTCGGACGTGACACGGGCGTGGCGCTTTCGCTGATCAGGCGACACCGCCAGGATCGGCTGGAGTCGGAGGACGCCGTTCGATCGGCGCGAGAGCGAGCGAGGAGCATCGACGCAGTCAAGGTCCTGGCCGGCACCCTGGCCGGCGCCGACGACATTGGACCGGGGATCGCGGTGCTGGCGTGCCACCTCGGCATGCACATCGAGCTGCTGAACTCGGACCGCGAGTTGTTGCGCGAGGCGCCCCAGCCGGGCGGCGGCACGGCCCACGTGCGGTTCGAGACGGCGGTCGGAGAGGAGCTGCCCGCGTTGCTGCGAGTCCGCGGCGACCGGGACCTGGACGCGACCGAGCGGGAGCTGGTGGAGGTGTGCAGCGGCCTCATAGCGCTGCAGTTGCTGCGTGAGCGCGCCGCCCTCCAGATGGAGCTACGGGTCCACGGCGAGCTCTTCGACGACCTGCTCGAAGGGCGGGTCGATGATCACCTCCGGCTGCTGGAACGTGCCGCCCTGCTCGGCGTCGATCTCAAGGCCCCCCGGTACGTCGCCTGCATCGGACCGCATGTCGGCGAGGGCGGCGAATGCGACGACACGCACGCGGCGTTCAGCCGGGGCGCGCTCGACCGACTGGAGCACGACCTCGGCCGTCACTGCCCCCGTGCCATCCTCATGCCGCGGCGTGGTGAGGTGGTCGCGCTGCTGGAGCCGGAGAAGACAGCCCGCAAGAAGGTCGATGAAGCCCTGCGGCTCGTCGTTGGCTCGACCGCCGAGACGGGGGCCCTGGCCGCGGGGCTCGGGCGGATGTGTGTCGGCCTCGGCGACTACGAGGACTCGTACGCCGAGGCCCGGATGGCCCTGAACCTCGCACGGCGACGGTGGCGAGCGGGCGAGGTCCTCTCGCCGGCAGATCTCGGGTTCTACGGGCTGGTGGGCCGCGCCTCGACGCGGCAGTCGCTCGAGTCGATGGTGGCGAGCGCGCTCGGGCCACTGCTCGAGGCGGATGCCGCCGGGGCGTCGGCGTACGTCAAGACGCTCGATGTGTACCTCGCCAGCGACCGGCGCCTCGAGAGGACTGCGAACGACCTGCACGTGCACCCCAACACGGTCCGCTACCGCCTGACGAAGATCCAGGAGATGCTCGGCGTGAGCCTACGCGACGTCGAGGAGCGCTTCCTGCTCGAGCTCGCCCTCCGTGTCCGCGCTGCGCTCGATCAGCAATAGCTCAGCCCTTGGTCCGCCACGGTCAATCGGTGGATCCGGGTCTAGGCACCGATGAAGGCGCTGCTCTCTCGCACCCGCAGCACCGCCGGGATGGTCACCGGCGCCTCGGCATCCTCGCCACGGATGCGGCTCAAGAGGAGCTCCACGGCGGCGCGGCCGACCTCAGCCGGATCGAGATCGAGCGCCGTCACCGGTGGGTGGCCCTGGCGTGCATCGATGCTGTCGATCCCGGTCGCGACGAGCAGGTCGCCGGGCACCGAGAGCCCACGCGCCCTGGCCGCCCGCATGACCTCGCCCGCGTAACGCTCCGGTAGGCCGATGATCGCGTCGGGGGCGCGCGGGCCATCGAGCAGCACGCCGGCTCGCTCGCAGGCAGTCAGCTCTGCGGCCGTCCCGTTGGCCGCATCGACGATCGGTTCGAGGCCGTGCTCCTGAGTCCAGGCGAGGTAGCCGCGAAGAGAGTCGACCGTCCAGGCGTTGCCCCAGCCCGAGGTCAGCAGGGCGATCCGCCGCGCGCCCGACGCGTGCAGGTGGTCGAGCAACACGCGCATGCATTGGGCGTTGTCGGAGTTGACGTGCCAGCGGTGGTCCGGGTGGTCGGGATCGCGCTCGATCGTCACGACCGGCTTGTCCAAGCGCCGGCAGAACTCGAGCTGCCCATCGCCGGGGACCGTGTCGCACAGGATGGCGCCGTCCACCGCGAGGTCCTCGAGGTCCTGGTACGAGCGCAGCGGCGGTGAGATCAGCAGCCGGTGGTCGTTGTGCAGGGCGGTCGCGGTTGCGGCGCGGATGACGTGCATGTAGGCGTCGAAGCTGAGCTCCTCGGGGCGGTCGCTCGCCGCCTCAACGCTCGAGAGCACCAGCGCCAGCGTGCCGGTGCGCGACGTGCGCAGCGCCCGGGCGATCCGGCTCGCCCGGTAACCGAGCTCCTCGGCCGCGGCCGCCACGCGCTCCGCGGTCTCCGGCTTCACGGTGCCCCGGCCGTTGAGGGCGAGCGACACCGTCGCGGGCGAGACGCCCGCGGCGGCGGCGACGTCCCGGATCGTCGCGCGAGGCTCCATGGACGAGGCGCCCATCGCAAGGCCACGCTACCAGTCGCCGTTCGCGCCCACCGACCGTCGGTCGCGGGCGCAACCACACGACCGGCTCCAGGCGGCAGCCTGCGCCGGGAAGCTTTTGGGAAGCCGGCGGGCCTAGCGTCGCGCCGGTCATGAACGAACGGCACACACCCACATCGCGCCGGGCGCTCGGGCTCTTCGGACGCCTGGGCCGCTGGTCGGCGCACCACCGCCGCGCGGTCTTCGTCGCGTGGGCGGTGCTCATCCTCGCTCTCGGCGCCTTCGCCCCGCGGGCCGAGCACGCCCTCTCCGGCGGCGGCTGGCAGGCGGACGGCTCGGAGTCCGTTGCCGCCCGCAGCCTGATCGACCGGCACTTCGGTGGCGAGGGCAGCTACGCGTTGGCCGTCGTCGTCAGCTCCCGCGCGCACGCAGCGGGCGATCCGGTGTTTCGTCACGCAGTGGCAGCCGCGGCGCGGGTGCTGCGCGACGAGCCGGCGGTGGCGGCGGTGACGTTGCCGCAGCCGGGCCGGTCGGTCTCGCGTGACGGGCACGTGGCGGTCGTGCGCGGCGGCGCGGGCGCCGGCACGGCGGAGATGGTGCGGGCGGCGAGCCGTGTCGAGCGGCGCCTCGCGGTCGCCGGGTCACCCGGCGTCCAGTTGGCGCTCACCGGGTCGCCCGCGTTGTGGTCGCAGTTCAACGACGAGAACAAGACGGCGATGCTGCGGTCCGAGGTCATGTCGTGGCCGCTCACGATGGTCGTGCTCCTGATCGCGTTCGGCTCACTCGCGGCGGCGGGCATCCCGCTGCTGCTCGCGATCTCCGGCCTCGTGGCGACGGCGGGCGCGCTCTGGCTCGGCACCCGGGTGACCGGGATCACGATCTGGGCCATGAACTTCGCCCTCATGTTCGCCCTCGCGGTGGGGATCGACTACGCCCTGTTCGTCGTCGTGCGCTTCCGGTCCGCCCTCCGCTCGGGACTCCAGCCGATCGACGCGGTGGGGGAGACGATGGACACGGCCGGCAAGGCGGTGGTCGTCAGCGGGCTGGCCGTCCTGGCCTCCCTGTCCGCGGTGATCCTCGTGCCGAGCCAGCCGTTCCGGACCAGCGTGTTCGGCATCCTGCTGGCCGTCGGGCTCGTGCTTGCCATGTCGCTCACGCTCCTGCCCGCGGTGCTGGCGACGCTCGGTTCGCGCATCGACCGCTTCGCCCTGCCATGGGCCGGTGCGGTCCAGCACCGTAGCGAGCGCTTCGCCCGCTGGGGCCGCCTCGTGGCCCGCCGGCCCGTGCTCGTGGGCGCGCTCGCGGCCGGGGTGCTGGTCGCTCTCGCGCTGCCCGTGCTGCACCTGCACACCGCCATGCCGAATGCCGGCGTCCTGACCCGCCACGCGAGCGCGCGCGTCGCGTCCGAGCGCCTCCAGCAGGGCTTCGGGCCCGGGGCGCCCGCCGAGCTGCAGGTCGTCGCGCCCCGCGCCGCCGCCGGCCGGGTCCAGCACGCGCTCGAACGCGGTCCGGGAGTCGCGGCGGTCCTGCCGCCGCAGCAGGCCGGACGCTTCGCGCTGCTTCGCGTGCAGCCGTCGAGCGACGACCCCGGGGCGCTCATCGAGCGCATGCGCCAGCAGCTCCCCGCGGGCGCGCTCACCGGCGGAGCCGCCGCGGAGGCCCACGACCTCGAGCGCGTGCTGCGGGGCCGGACGCCGCTCGTCTTCGCCCTCGTGTCGGCGATCGGCTTCCTGCTCCTGCTGACCATCGTCCGTGCGCCGCTCGCCGCCGCGTTCGCGGTGTTGCTGAACCTCCTCGCGACGGCGGCGACGTTCGGCGTCGCCACGCTGATCTTCCAGGACGGTGGCGGCGAGGGCCTGCTGGGCTTCCATTCACAGGGCTTCGTCGACGCGTGGGCGCCGGTGTTCTTCTTCTGCCTGAGCTTCGCCCTCGCCATGGACTACACGGTGTTCCTGCTGATCTCCGTGCGCGAGGAGCTCGAGCGCACCGGCGACGCGCGCGCCGCGCTCGTCGAAGGTCTGGCCCGCTCCGGGCGCGTCATCAACGCCGCGGGCGCGGTGATGGTCGTGGTCTTCTTCACGTTCGCCATGTCGGGCCCGCTTCCGCCGAAGGAGATGGGCGTGATCCTCGGTGTCGCCGTGCTGCTCGACACGGTGCTGGTGCGCCTGGCGCTGCTGCCCGCGGTGCTGCGGCTGCTCGGCGACCGCGCCTGGTGGGTCCCCACCTTCGTCGAACGGTGGCTTCCCCATCTTCGCCTCCGCGACGCCCAGCCGGAGCCGGCGGGTTCGGTGGCCGTGGAGCACGGGGGCGCTCCCTGTTGACGATGTCTGTCCGGGCCGGCCGGGAAGAGCCCGGCCGGCCCCGCCACGCGCCCTCGCGCGCCCTCATGCAGCGACATCGCTCCTTACACCGGACCGCGACCTCAGATTGACCAGACCAATCTGGTCGACCAACTCGGTACGATCTCGTGATGGAAGTGACGGTCCAAGAAGCCAAGACGCAGCTCTCGCGCCTGCTGCGCCGGGTCGAGGCCGGCGAGGAGATCGTCATCCGCCGGGGCCGCGAACCGGTCGCGATGCTCGTTCGCGTGCCGACGAGGCCGGGCAAGCGCCAGATCTGGGGCGACCTCGAGGGGGCGATGGCCGCCGACTTCGACGAGACCCCGGCGGACTTCGATCCCTACGCGTGAAGCGGCTGCTGCTCGACACGAACGTCGCGGTCTGGCTGCTGCTCGGCGACCGGGAGCGGGTGTCGGCCACTGCGGTCGAGTTGCTCGAGGATGAGCACAACCAGGTCGCCCTCAGCGCCATCAGCGTATGGGAGATCGCGATCAAGCAGTCGCTGGGCAAGCTGACGATCGCCGACGGCTGGGCGGCAGCGCTCGGACGGCTCGGGTTCGATCCGCTGCCCGTCACC from Capillimicrobium parvum encodes the following:
- a CDS encoding APC family permease — its product is MAEITVQPGATGASTPTDDGRRNSLRPAAMGVVAILFFVVATSSPLAVAVGNLPIIIGFGNGIGAPGTYVLAGVVLCLFSVGYTAMSQRITNAGAFYAYVSAGLGRTPGVAAGWVANVAYNLLAIFTIGYMGYFANYVFNAELSVNIPWEVFAFGTLAVVTVLGVRGVELNARLLGVFLLCEVALLLAMDVAVLVQNGFGAFSLSSFSPKEIFSGAPGVAFAFAFLSFIGFEATAIFGEEAKDPRRTVRRATYAAVLFITISYTLTTWAVVASQPAAKLEENALSDPGAFVPGIAAANLGGWSSHAVNWLLMTSLFAIMIAIHNMTSRYLFAFGRAGLLPSALGRTHPRYKTPYIAGMTQFTLMAVIVAIFAIAGADPYLDMAAVTGGVGTLGVLALMAATSIAVIAYLRNETTVSLFGRVVAPILAFAGLTTACVLIIDNFSAITGSDAWIVSHLPWLLVVVAVFGLVAGHLHPGRREIDVFAGEDGDVRPEAAG
- a CDS encoding helix-turn-helix domain-containing protein; translation: MQPAQPVPGPVEDLLRRLLAAGTVGAAAQAAVDTVCDALQVEVSWSGIIEENSLTMAAYNGLHTTEMAALWRLEIGHGIGGRVAQEGRTIRVRDYRRDPRRVPVMKHLIDGEHLRSSICAPLVCGSEILGVLYAAERFSRDWTDDEVRFVTSVGRDTGVALSLIRRHRQDRLESEDAVRSARERARSIDAVKVLAGTLAGADDIGPGIAVLACHLGMHIELLNSDRELLREAPQPGGGTAHVRFETAVGEELPALLRVRGDRDLDATERELVEVCSGLIALQLLRERAALQMELRVHGELFDDLLEGRVDDHLRLLERAALLGVDLKAPRYVACIGPHVGEGGECDDTHAAFSRGALDRLEHDLGRHCPRAILMPRRGEVVALLEPEKTARKKVDEALRLVVGSTAETGALAAGLGRMCVGLGDYEDSYAEARMALNLARRRWRAGEVLSPADLGFYGLVGRASTRQSLESMVASALGPLLEADAAGASAYVKTLDVYLASDRRLERTANDLHVHPNTVRYRLTKIQEMLGVSLRDVEERFLLELALRVRAALDQQ
- a CDS encoding LacI family DNA-binding transcriptional regulator — protein: MGASSMEPRATIRDVAAAAGVSPATVSLALNGRGTVKPETAERVAAAAEELGYRASRIARALRTSRTGTLALVLSSVEAASDRPEELSFDAYMHVIRAATATALHNDHRLLISPPLRSYQDLEDLAVDGAILCDTVPGDGQLEFCRRLDKPVVTIERDPDHPDHRWHVNSDNAQCMRVLLDHLHASGARRIALLTSGWGNAWTVDSLRGYLAWTQEHGLEPIVDAANGTAAELTACERAGVLLDGPRAPDAIIGLPERYAGEVMRAARARGLSVPGDLLVATGIDSIDARQGHPPVTALDLDPAEVGRAAVELLLSRIRGEDAEAPVTIPAVLRVRESSAFIGA
- a CDS encoding MMPL family transporter, which translates into the protein MNERHTPTSRRALGLFGRLGRWSAHHRRAVFVAWAVLILALGAFAPRAEHALSGGGWQADGSESVAARSLIDRHFGGEGSYALAVVVSSRAHAAGDPVFRHAVAAAARVLRDEPAVAAVTLPQPGRSVSRDGHVAVVRGGAGAGTAEMVRAASRVERRLAVAGSPGVQLALTGSPALWSQFNDENKTAMLRSEVMSWPLTMVVLLIAFGSLAAAGIPLLLAISGLVATAGALWLGTRVTGITIWAMNFALMFALAVGIDYALFVVVRFRSALRSGLQPIDAVGETMDTAGKAVVVSGLAVLASLSAVILVPSQPFRTSVFGILLAVGLVLAMSLTLLPAVLATLGSRIDRFALPWAGAVQHRSERFARWGRLVARRPVLVGALAAGVLVALALPVLHLHTAMPNAGVLTRHASARVASERLQQGFGPGAPAELQVVAPRAAAGRVQHALERGPGVAAVLPPQQAGRFALLRVQPSSDDPGALIERMRQQLPAGALTGGAAAEAHDLERVLRGRTPLVFALVSAIGFLLLLTIVRAPLAAAFAVLLNLLATAATFGVATLIFQDGGGEGLLGFHSQGFVDAWAPVFFFCLSFALAMDYTVFLLISVREELERTGDARAALVEGLARSGRVINAAGAVMVVVFFTFAMSGPLPPKEMGVILGVAVLLDTVLVRLALLPAVLRLLGDRAWWVPTFVERWLPHLRLRDAQPEPAGSVAVEHGGAPC
- a CDS encoding type II toxin-antitoxin system Phd/YefM family antitoxin — its product is MEVTVQEAKTQLSRLLRRVEAGEEIVIRRGREPVAMLVRVPTRPGKRQIWGDLEGAMAADFDETPADFDPYA
- a CDS encoding type II toxin-antitoxin system VapC family toxin; the encoded protein is MKRLLLDTNVAVWLLLGDRERVSATAVELLEDEHNQVALSAISVWEIAIKQSLGKLTIADGWAAALGRLGFDPLPVTALHAEAVERLPWHHRDPFDRLLVAQASVDGHALVSADRRLAAYHVDVVW